Proteins found in one Ctenopharyngodon idella isolate HZGC_01 chromosome 16, HZGC01, whole genome shotgun sequence genomic segment:
- the stmn2a gene encoding stathmin-2a: MAKTAIAYKEKMKELSMLSLICSCFSPQTRNNLVCEFEDMEVKPINKRASGQAFEVILKPPSPVSDVAHSITSPPKKRDVSLEDIQKKLEAAEDRRRSQEAQVLKALAEKREHERDVLLKAMEENSNFSKMAEEKLILKMEQIKENREAYLAAMMDRLHEKERHAAIVRRNKELREELIA, translated from the exons CATACAAGGAGAAGATGAAGGAGCTGTCCATGCTCTCACTTATTTGCTCCTGCTTCAGCCCACAGACACGCAACAACCTTGTCTGTGAGTTTGAAG ATATGGAAGTAAAGCCCATAAACAAAAGGGCTTCAGGCCAGGCCTTCGAGGTGATCCTGAAACCGCCCTCACCGGTGTCAGATGTGGCCCACAGCATCACCTCCCCTCCAAAGAAGAGGGATGTGTCACTGGAAGACATCCAGAAGAAATTGGAGGCTGCCGAGGACCGCAGAAGG TCCCAGGAAGCTCAGGTGCTCAAAGCTCTGGCTGAGAAACGTGAGCATGAGAGGGATGTGCTGCTCAAAGCCATGGAGGAAAACAGCAACTTCAGCAAGATGGCAGAGGAAAAGCTCATCCTGAAGATGGAGCAGATCAAGGAAAATCGGGAGGCTTACCTGGCAGCCATGATGGACCGCTTGCATGAGAAG GAGCGACATGCTGCAATTGTCCGCAGGAACAAGGAGCTGAGGGAAGAGCTAATAGCGTGA
- the fabp4b gene encoding fatty acid binding protein 4b: MLLIGQRVVTLIPALFKSPSILLCDFVTLYIHILNVLCCNCPFFLVTMVEQFVGKWKMTSSDNFDEYMKAVGAGFASRQMANLAKPSLTIALDDQGFISMKAVTTFKTLEIKFKLDEEFDETTADDRKVKTIMSLADGKLIQTQTWEGKTTIIEREIQDSKMIAKCTMDDVVAIRTYEKDA; this comes from the exons ATGTTACTGATTGGTCAGCGAGTGGTGACTCTTATCCCTGCACTCTTTAAATCTCCATCTATTCTGCTCTGCGactttgtaacactttacatacatatattaaacGTCTTGTGTTGTAATTGTCCTTTCTTTCTTGTAACAATGGTTGAGCAATTTGTTGGCAAATGGAAAATGACTTCAAGTGACAATTTTGATGAATACATGAAGGCTGTAG GTGCTGGTTTTGCCTCTCGGCAAATGGCTAACCTTGCAAAACCCAGTCTGACGATTGCTTTGGATGACCAGGGGTTCATCTCTATGAAAGCTGTCACTACTTTCAAGACCCTGGAAATCAAATTCAAATTAGATGAAGAATTTGATGAGACAACAGCAGATGACAGAAAAGTGAAG ACTATTATGAGCCTTGCAGATGGTAAACTTATTCAAACGCAGACCTGGGAGGGGAAGACCACAATAATTGAAAGAGAGATTCAGGACTCCAAAATGATAGCG AAATGCACCATGGATGATGTGGTCGCTATCAGGACATATGAGAAAGATGCATGA